The genomic interval ACGCGGCACGAAATGAAGGGTGAGGATGCAGCTGGCAGCATCAAACGGCCCGTCCGGCGCTGCGTCGATATAGCCTTCATGCAGATGCACGCGATTGGCGTGGGCGCCGACCGTGCTTTCGGCCAGCCGAAGCATCGGGCCGGAGGGGTCGACGCCATCAAACTTCCAGCCGGGCTGCATATCGGCAAAGGCTTTAAGCTCAAGGCCGCCCCCTGCCCCCAGCACCAGCACGCGCGCGTCGGAGGGCGCACGCTCGGCCAGCAACATGGCGGTCATCCGCAGCAGGCTCGTATAGCCGGGCACCTTGCGCGGGGGGCCATCGAGATAGTTCGCAGCCGCTTGTTCGCCGAAGAAGGACGACATCAGAGTGCTCCAGGTGATTTCATGTAACTTATTCTGTTACATTAAAGTCGGAAGCGTCAAGGGCTGGTGATGGGGAAGTCGAAATAGGTGTCCGGGAACGGTTCACTGGCGAGGGTGTAGTGCCACCATTCTTCGGCATAGGGCTTAAAGCCATGGCGGACGAGAAGGTCGGACAGCTGCTGGCGATTGGCGGTTGCCTCGGCGGAAATGCCGCTGGCGCCGTGATGGGCGCGGTCGTCGAAACAATCATAGCCGGTGCCGAATTCGAGAACGCCGTCATCGAACCTCTCGGGGGAGGCGCAATCGACGAGCGGATCGCCACTTTGCCAGCCGAGGCGTGGGATTTCGCCGAGTGCTTCGATAGTGAGGTCCACCGTGCTGCCGCGACTATGGCCGGAGCGCTCGGCGATATAGCCCAGCTCGAACAGGCGGGATTTATCGACGCGGGGATAGAATTCGGCCTGCATGGTCAGATCAGCGAGATCGCTGGCCCATGCGACGAAATCGGCGACGGCGCGGGCGGGGCGGTAGCAATCATAAACGCGAAGGTTGAGACCGAGGCTGACGAGATCGGCGGACGCTGCGGCCAGCGCGTCGGCGGATTCGCGGGTCAGGATACATTCGGCGGCGTCATAGCCGGTAATCGGGCGGCCGACGAAATTGTGTTCGCCGGCATATCGGATGTGCTGGCTGATTTCGGGGGCGACGTCGCGCAGATGGACAAAGCCGTCTGGCAGGCCGGTTTCGTTGGCGAAAGCCGGTGAGGCGGCGATGGCAAGCGTGACGGCAAGGACAATGGAGCGGTTTTGCATCGGGCACTCGGCAGATCGGGACTTCGGCCCGACCTTAAAAGCTTCAGCCTTTGCAACAGCCTAACGGCGGCCGCGTTGCGGCGTAAACCATAAGAGCATTTCGGGCGCGACGAAGGGGGCGGCGGCGCGTTAAGCTTTCGTCAACCATATGCGGGAGCCTGCCATGCGTGTTCCATCCATCGGCCAGCCACTTGATGAACGCCTGATCGTGCGGGAGGGCTATCGTCTGGCCGAGCGCATGATGCGGGACTATCAGGACCCACCGAGCATTTTTGCCATTATCGGCAGGTGGGTGTCGCAGGTTCGCATCACGGTTCTGGCGCGGCATTAGGCTCGGGCTGATAGGCTTTGGGCGGATGCACCAGCGTCACCAACACCACTGAAATCAGCATCAGCAGATACCACGAGCCCAGCTTTGCCCAGCTGACCAGCGCCCAGCCATTGGCCTGATCAGGATAGATCCAGGCGCGGGACCAGGTGCCGATGTTTTCGGCGATCCAGATGAACAGCGCGACCAGCAGAAACGCCAGCAGCATGGGCATGCGATGGCGGAAGCGGAACACGCGATAATGCATGGAGCTGTGGAAGTAGAGCAGCGCCACCACGGCAAACAGCAGCCAGCGGAAATCGTAGATGAAATGGTGGCTGAAGAAATTGACGTAGATGGCCGCCGCCAGCAGCACCGTCAGCCAGACCGGCGGGTAGTTGGTGAAGGTGATGTCGAAAATGCGCTGGATGCGGGCCATGTAGGAGCCGACACAGGCATACATGAAGCCCGAGAAAAGCGGCACGCCGCCGATGCGGAAAAACGCCTCTTCGGGATAAATCCATGAGCCGGCGGCAGTCTTGAACAGCTCCATGCCCGTGCCGACGACATGGAAGATCAGGATGACCTTGGCCTCGCTCCAGGTTTCGAGCCGAAACACCAGCATCAGGATTTGGATGAGGAGCGCTGCGAGAAAGAACACGTCATAGCGATCCAGCCCATCCTCGGGCCACCAGAGGCGGGTGACGATGATCATGGCCAGCATCAGCCCGCCAAAGAGGCACGCCCAAGCCTGCTTGAGGCCAAAGACCAGGAACTCGACGAGGCCATCGGCAACCTTGCCGCGTGGCAGGCGCGCCAGCACGACATGTGCCACCGCATCGATGCGCGATTCCAAACTCGTGAACCGGTTCCAGCGCACTGCCCTTGCTCCCCTGCCTCGGGCTGGTTATGCCCTGTGCAAAGTTTCGGAATTGTGGCACGCGCCTGGTTCGGAGCAGCAATTGGAGAAGCCCCGCATGGCCAAACGTCGCCCCACATCGTTGCGCAGCTCGGCCGAGGACGTGGCCGCATCCAAACGCGCCCCGTCGACACCCCAGACCGAGTCGGCAGCGTTTCGTCTCGCCTTTGCCGACGACGAGTTCATGACCTCTGAAGACACGCGCGGCATCCGCTTCCAGCTCGAATATCAAAAGACCGAATATCGCCTGCGCGAGAGCGGCATCAGCTCGACCGTGGTGCTGTTTGGCGGCGCGCGGATTCCTGCACCGGGCCAGCCCGCCTGGGCGGCCAAGAATGAATTGCAGAAGACCAATCTTGAGGCCGCTTCGCGCTATTACGACGAAGCGCGGCGCTTTGCGCAGCTGGCATCGATCACCTCCAAATCGCTGAACTACAAGGAATATATGGTGGTGACGGGTGGCGGGCCCGGCGTGATGGAGGCGGGCAATCGCGGCGCGGCGGATGTCGGGGCGCCCTCGATTGGGCTCAATATCGTTTTGCCGCATGAACAGGCGCCAAATCTGTTCGTGACGCCGGAGCTGAGCTTTAACTTCCACTATTTTGCGACGCGCAAAATCCACTTCCTGATGCGGGCCAAGGCCGTGGCGGTGTTCCCCGGTGGTTTCGGCACGCTGGACGAGTTTTTCGAGACGCTGACGCTGATCCAGACCGGGCGCATGGACAAGGTGCCGCTGCTGCTGTTTGGGGCGGAGTTTTGGGGCAAGGTCATCAATTTCGAAGCGCTGGCGGAAGCCGGGACTATTGCGCCCGATGATCCAAAACTGTTCCATATCGTCGATACGGCCGAAGAGGGCTGGGACGTGGTGCGCGAGTTCTACGGCCTGCCCGAGATCGACGCGGCGCTGCCGGGAGACACGAAATGACGACGACGAAAACCATTGCCGCCGTATTGATCGGGGCTGGGTTGATGCTGGCGGGCGGGCAGAGCGCCTGGGCCAAGACCAAGATCGCCGAGGAAACGCTGACCGATACGGACCGGTTCGCGCTCGAAATGGCGACGACCGCCTGTACCGAAGGCAATGTGGCCGAACTGGTTCGGGCCATGGCGCTGTCACAGGTGGTGGTCGAGCACTATAGCGCCGAAACGATCAGCGTGACGCGCAATGGCGAGACCAAGCAGG from Devosia sp. 2618 carries:
- a CDS encoding M15 family metallopeptidase; this encodes MQNRSIVLAVTLAIAASPAFANETGLPDGFVHLRDVAPEISQHIRYAGEHNFVGRPITGYDAAECILTRESADALAAASADLVSLGLNLRVYDCYRPARAVADFVAWASDLADLTMQAEFYPRVDKSRLFELGYIAERSGHSRGSTVDLTIEALGEIPRLGWQSGDPLVDCASPERFDDGVLEFGTGYDCFDDRAHHGASGISAEATANRQQLSDLLVRHGFKPYAEEWWHYTLASEPFPDTYFDFPITSP
- a CDS encoding DUF817 domain-containing protein yields the protein MRWNRFTSLESRIDAVAHVVLARLPRGKVADGLVEFLVFGLKQAWACLFGGLMLAMIIVTRLWWPEDGLDRYDVFFLAALLIQILMLVFRLETWSEAKVILIFHVVGTGMELFKTAAGSWIYPEEAFFRIGGVPLFSGFMYACVGSYMARIQRIFDITFTNYPPVWLTVLLAAAIYVNFFSHHFIYDFRWLLFAVVALLYFHSSMHYRVFRFRHRMPMLLAFLLVALFIWIAENIGTWSRAWIYPDQANGWALVSWAKLGSWYLLMLISVVLVTLVHPPKAYQPEPNAAPEP
- a CDS encoding LOG family protein, producing MAKRRPTSLRSSAEDVAASKRAPSTPQTESAAFRLAFADDEFMTSEDTRGIRFQLEYQKTEYRLRESGISSTVVLFGGARIPAPGQPAWAAKNELQKTNLEAASRYYDEARRFAQLASITSKSLNYKEYMVVTGGGPGVMEAGNRGAADVGAPSIGLNIVLPHEQAPNLFVTPELSFNFHYFATRKIHFLMRAKAVAVFPGGFGTLDEFFETLTLIQTGRMDKVPLLLFGAEFWGKVINFEALAEAGTIAPDDPKLFHIVDTAEEGWDVVREFYGLPEIDAALPGDTK
- a CDS encoding class I SAM-dependent methyltransferase, coding for MSSFFGEQAAANYLDGPPRKVPGYTSLLRMTAMLLAERAPSDARVLVLGAGGGLELKAFADMQPGWKFDGVDPSGPMLRLAESTVGAHANRVHLHEGYIDAAPDGPFDAASCILTLHFVPRDQRLETLTQIRRRLKPGAPFVAAHISFPQTEPERSLATARHIAFGSPDNTPPEQLAIAAQSIGTKLPVLAPEEEERLLAEAGFTGVSQFYAAFSFRGWVGYAQ